The following proteins are encoded in a genomic region of Thermoanaerobaculum aquaticum:
- the fcl gene encoding GDP-L-fucose synthase, producing MLKDAKIYVAGHRGLVGSALVRALQARSYRNLILLTRQQLDLTDQQAVERFFSEQRPEFVFLAAAKVGGILANSTFPADFIRNNLQVQTNVIDAAYRHGVKKLLFLGSSCIYPRLAPQPIKEEYLLTGPLETTNEAYAIAKIAGIKMCQAYRRQYGFNAISLMPTNLYGPGDNFDLTSSHVLPALIRKFHDGKVQGASEVVVWGTGKPRREFLHVDDLADAALFLMEQYDSEEIINVGSGTDISIAELAEMVANVVGFKGKIVFDHSKPDGTPRKLLDVSKLYGLGWRPKIPLEAGIAATYRWFLENQALVRS from the coding sequence ATGCTGAAGGACGCTAAGATTTACGTGGCTGGCCACCGAGGTCTTGTTGGAAGCGCCCTGGTGAGAGCGCTTCAGGCAAGGAGCTACCGGAACCTCATCTTGCTGACAAGACAACAACTCGACTTAACCGATCAGCAGGCTGTCGAACGTTTTTTCTCGGAGCAAAGGCCAGAGTTTGTCTTTCTTGCTGCTGCAAAGGTCGGTGGTATCCTTGCAAACTCAACATTTCCTGCTGACTTCATACGCAATAATCTGCAGGTGCAAACTAATGTTATCGACGCTGCCTACCGCCATGGTGTAAAGAAGCTACTCTTTCTTGGCTCTAGTTGTATTTATCCTCGCTTGGCTCCCCAACCGATCAAGGAGGAGTATTTGCTCACCGGCCCGCTGGAGACCACTAACGAGGCCTACGCCATTGCCAAAATTGCTGGAATTAAGATGTGTCAGGCGTATAGACGGCAATACGGGTTTAATGCCATTAGCTTAATGCCAACCAATCTTTATGGCCCTGGCGACAACTTTGATTTAACTAGCTCGCACGTACTTCCAGCATTGATAAGGAAGTTCCACGATGGAAAGGTGCAGGGCGCTTCGGAGGTGGTGGTGTGGGGGACGGGGAAGCCACGGCGAGAGTTTCTCCATGTTGACGATTTGGCGGACGCGGCGTTGTTTCTGATGGAGCAGTACGATTCGGAGGAAATTATTAATGTCGGGTCCGGCACCGATATTTCAATCGCCGAACTCGCCGAGATGGTAGCTAATGTAGTGGGCTTTAAGGGGAAGATTGTCTTTGATCATTCGAAGCCCGACGGCACGCCTCGGAAGCTTCTGGATGTGTCGAAGTTATACGGACTTGGCTGGCGCCCAAAAATACCACTGGAGGCTGGGATTGCTGCCACATATCGCTGGTTTCTCGAGAATCAAGCTCTGGTAAGGAGTTGA
- a CDS encoding glycosyltransferase family 4 protein: MDRPYVVVVLDIQHEYFPELFDHQELIERQYHFGRSLRHAAHICALSQFTRQTLLDRFGFAPEQITTVYPATDPAFESGSPWRGQQEQVLSRLGLIPGTYLLYPAHTWPHKNHRTLVEALALLKSELGHTPALVCTGRPRAAHSEFLKSVRDLKLEREVRWLGYRPSHEMPALFEGALALVYPSLFEGFGFPLLEAMACDCPVICSSATCLPEIAGPAALIADPLDARAWADAIRVIMTDPEQRNELIKKGRARVSTFSWTKFTSDLLQILNEVAPSSSSSLSQYQNKLTEKQDPQGSQGKFSSLHTSPVKSLAIRRRIRGRSLLSSAREYRESRRLVRSWFPALLAAIIAPEVLFSEVVIPRLQRLARQPVTFWSRLVSFWGRPSPMTLRLLDHVYPWWDGWVGPRVVILRTLKQRAHTLRLKGWPAFEMQEPLTLTVAIDESPVGKVVVSNLEPFEWVLPLPKPVPPGTHSVEIKASGWFTQKGDLRPLSWRIDQLELD; encoded by the coding sequence ATGGACCGTCCCTACGTCGTGGTCGTCCTGGATATTCAGCATGAGTACTTTCCCGAGCTGTTTGACCATCAGGAGCTTATTGAGCGCCAATATCATTTCGGCCGCTCGCTACGCCACGCCGCTCATATTTGCGCATTGTCCCAATTCACGCGACAAACTCTCCTGGACCGTTTCGGGTTCGCACCAGAACAGATCACAACCGTTTACCCTGCGACAGACCCGGCTTTTGAGTCGGGAAGTCCATGGCGAGGCCAACAGGAGCAGGTTCTTTCTAGGTTAGGTCTTATCCCGGGGACGTATCTTCTTTACCCTGCCCACACTTGGCCCCACAAAAACCATCGAACTCTGGTTGAGGCCCTAGCTCTCCTCAAGTCCGAGCTTGGCCATACCCCAGCTTTGGTCTGCACCGGGCGCCCACGGGCTGCACATTCGGAATTCCTTAAGTCCGTACGCGATTTGAAGCTGGAGCGCGAGGTGCGCTGGCTAGGGTATCGCCCCTCCCACGAAATGCCAGCGCTTTTTGAGGGCGCATTGGCACTGGTGTATCCGTCGCTGTTTGAGGGATTTGGATTTCCCTTACTTGAGGCGATGGCCTGTGATTGCCCTGTAATCTGCAGCTCCGCCACCTGCTTGCCAGAAATCGCGGGTCCCGCTGCATTGATAGCAGATCCCCTGGATGCAAGGGCATGGGCGGATGCCATTCGTGTGATTATGACGGATCCAGAGCAACGCAATGAGTTAATTAAGAAAGGAAGAGCTAGAGTCTCAACATTTTCCTGGACCAAATTCACCAGTGATCTCCTGCAGATTCTTAACGAAGTGGCCCCTTCAAGCTCTTCCAGCCTCAGCCAGTACCAAAACAAATTAACCGAAAAACAAGATCCACAGGGCTCACAGGGAAAGTTTTCCTCTCTCCACACCTCGCCCGTCAAGAGTCTCGCCATTCGCCGTCGTATTCGTGGACGATCCTTGCTTTCGTCCGCGCGAGAATACCGGGAGTCGCGCCGGCTCGTGCGATCTTGGTTTCCTGCGCTGTTGGCGGCCATCATAGCGCCCGAGGTGCTCTTTTCAGAGGTTGTCATCCCGAGGCTCCAGCGGTTGGCAAGGCAACCAGTAACTTTCTGGTCACGTTTAGTCTCCTTCTGGGGGAGGCCATCTCCCATGACCTTACGCCTTCTTGATCATGTTTATCCCTGGTGGGATGGATGGGTCGGGCCCCGCGTTGTCATTTTGAGGACGCTTAAACAACGCGCGCATACCCTGCGTCTCAAGGGTTGGCCCGCCTTCGAAATGCAAGAGCCACTGACCTTAACCGTGGCCATCGACGAAAGCCCTGTTGGCAAAGTTGTGGTTTCCAATTTGGAACCCTTCGAATGGGTCTTACCTTTGCCTAAGCCCGTCCCTCCCGGAACTCATTCCGTGGAAATTAAAGCCTCAGGCTGGTTCACACAAAAAGGGGATCTCCGTCCTTTGTCCTGGCGAATTGACCAGCTCGAACTTGACTAA
- a CDS encoding glycosyltransferase — MLKGVLEALFANHASDSFTVFATPFNRSLIKRVPANVRMLTLPISGFYSQLSEIASKDGIGILFRSYPVEDQLSFPFQRQIFFIPDIQHEDHPEFFPAQVLRSRRVAFHQALTLAGAIGTLTEFTRETLRQHPWTECRDIFLMGPASPISLFDSISDPLTVQEIALLERKFFLYPANLWPHKNHRRILQAFAVFHKRKARDIELFLTGDPTGWAELRAEFSGLPVRHLGFVRPSFLYALLKRAQALVFFSLYEGFGIPLLEAFDLGTPVICSPLPSLLEVGGDAILTADPLNVAAMADAMAQIVEDVELRKAMIEKGKVRVNQFSWAQSADNLMKACRRVAGRAVSDQLVVSTNSAPLVSIVTPSFNQARFLKRTIESVLSQNYPHIEYVVIDGGSTDGSVELLRSYGSRFRWVSEPDRGQAHAINKGFAQTRGSIRAYLNSDDCLLPNAVETVVRVFQQHPDWDLVYGQAFYIDEEDRIIGMYPTAEYSFSRLMQDCCICQPAAFWRSRIADLVGPFNEELHYALDYEYWLRIDRAGGRIAHVPDVLAASRLYPETKTLSARLPFYREIFKVCQQYGGYVDKNYFWGLWHHRLSNNQPPGLYWLGKLPGFYPLVVAVHHWLYHYRLRPITIRLGSLHKRFLNWLAHNHPLAYYGLHWRIAKTFPRTNRRRRVFGFWPDGWLAPLAQIYLPHPAVGQAYYLQGRAPVPMTLKLRVSGSSWHEHHLPANEELSIPIKIESSGPTRIYLSFSRFIVDLVSRPLAFRIEDTNLFSERDL, encoded by the coding sequence GTGCTAAAAGGCGTACTCGAAGCATTGTTTGCGAACCACGCCAGTGATAGCTTCACCGTGTTTGCTACGCCATTCAACAGGTCGTTGATTAAACGCGTCCCCGCTAACGTTCGCATGTTGACCCTCCCCATCTCTGGGTTTTATTCGCAACTCAGCGAAATTGCTTCCAAAGATGGGATCGGTATTCTCTTTCGTTCTTACCCCGTGGAGGATCAGCTGTCCTTTCCATTCCAACGGCAGATCTTTTTCATTCCGGACATCCAGCACGAAGACCACCCCGAGTTTTTTCCCGCGCAGGTACTTCGCTCGAGAAGGGTTGCGTTCCACCAGGCGTTGACCCTTGCTGGCGCTATCGGGACGCTGACGGAGTTTACGCGGGAGACACTTCGGCAGCATCCATGGACCGAGTGCCGAGACATTTTCCTTATGGGCCCCGCGTCTCCAATTTCCCTTTTCGACTCCATTTCTGACCCGCTCACCGTTCAGGAAATAGCCCTACTCGAGAGGAAGTTCTTCTTGTATCCAGCAAACCTCTGGCCCCACAAGAATCACCGAAGGATCCTGCAAGCGTTTGCGGTTTTCCATAAACGGAAGGCTCGGGATATTGAACTTTTCCTCACTGGAGATCCAACAGGGTGGGCTGAGTTAAGGGCGGAGTTTTCGGGTTTGCCCGTACGTCATCTAGGTTTTGTGCGCCCGTCGTTTCTGTATGCGCTGCTCAAACGCGCGCAAGCCCTGGTGTTCTTTTCTCTTTATGAGGGCTTTGGCATTCCCCTGTTGGAGGCATTTGATCTTGGCACACCCGTTATCTGCAGCCCGTTGCCAAGCCTTCTGGAAGTGGGCGGAGACGCAATTCTTACGGCCGACCCGCTGAATGTAGCGGCCATGGCGGATGCGATGGCGCAAATCGTGGAGGACGTTGAACTGCGGAAGGCGATGATCGAAAAAGGAAAGGTGCGTGTCAACCAGTTCTCTTGGGCCCAATCGGCAGACAATCTGATGAAGGCCTGTCGTCGCGTCGCCGGCAGGGCAGTCTCAGATCAACTTGTCGTTTCCACCAATAGTGCCCCGCTTGTTTCAATAGTCACCCCTTCGTTTAACCAAGCCCGCTTCCTCAAACGAACCATTGAAAGTGTGCTGAGCCAAAATTATCCTCATATTGAATACGTCGTGATCGATGGAGGATCCACCGACGGCTCCGTGGAACTCTTGAGGTCTTATGGTTCCCGTTTTCGTTGGGTGTCGGAGCCAGACAGGGGTCAGGCCCACGCGATCAACAAAGGCTTCGCTCAAACCCGCGGCTCAATTAGGGCTTATCTTAATTCAGATGACTGTCTTTTGCCCAACGCTGTCGAAACAGTTGTCCGAGTCTTCCAACAGCATCCCGATTGGGACCTCGTTTACGGACAAGCGTTTTATATCGACGAGGAGGATCGAATCATCGGAATGTATCCGACAGCTGAGTACTCGTTCTCGCGCCTGATGCAGGATTGCTGCATCTGCCAACCAGCGGCTTTTTGGCGCAGCAGGATTGCTGACCTCGTCGGGCCCTTCAACGAGGAGCTTCACTACGCCCTGGATTACGAATATTGGCTGAGAATCGATAGGGCCGGTGGCCGGATTGCCCACGTACCCGACGTTCTGGCCGCTTCTCGCTTATATCCTGAGACAAAAACGCTTTCCGCTCGACTGCCTTTTTACAGAGAAATTTTCAAGGTCTGCCAGCAATACGGCGGATACGTTGACAAAAACTACTTTTGGGGCTTGTGGCATCACAGATTATCGAACAACCAGCCGCCGGGACTGTACTGGCTCGGAAAGCTTCCAGGTTTCTATCCTTTGGTCGTAGCAGTCCACCACTGGCTCTATCACTACCGGCTTCGGCCCATTACCATTAGATTGGGTTCCCTCCACAAAAGGTTCTTAAATTGGCTGGCCCACAATCATCCTCTGGCTTACTACGGACTTCACTGGCGCATTGCAAAGACTTTTCCACGGACAAACCGCCGGCGTCGCGTGTTCGGCTTCTGGCCGGATGGTTGGCTCGCTCCCCTCGCCCAGATATACCTACCGCATCCCGCAGTGGGGCAAGCCTACTACCTGCAAGGGAGGGCGCCCGTGCCAATGACCCTAAAGCTTCGGGTCTCCGGATCATCCTGGCACGAACACCACTTGCCAGCAAACGAAGAACTGTCAATTCCAATAAAGATAGAATCCTCCGGACCCACCAGAATCTACCTTTCCTTTTCACGCTTTATCGTGGATCTTGTCTCTAGGCCGCTGGCATTTCGGATCGAAGACACTAACCTTTTTTCTGAAAGAGACTTGTAG
- a CDS encoding glycosyltransferase family 2 protein gives MSVRTMQWPVVSVVTPSLNSGQFIQEAIDSVLGQDYPHIDYLVVDGGSTDKTLSFLKKRTPYVRWVSEPDRGQAAAINKGWRMAEGEIIAWLNADDLYRPGAIREAVSFLQSRPEVDMVYGNCDFIDISGNIIGSYPARPWDHAELLLRAENFVPQPSVFLRRRVLESVGFLNENLHYAMDFEFWLRLGLEHRVAYVPHRWAAYRWHKGAKSVRGLRAMSSEIVKVYEDFFRRPNLPDGIRALKIGAMSNVFYLAANWLFWADDLIGARRYALAGWRLRPWPVSWTFLKVLVLGWSPLGVRLALALRKPLGRSSRWPDPLILKHR, from the coding sequence ATGTCGGTTAGGACCATGCAATGGCCTGTTGTTTCAGTAGTTACACCTTCGCTCAATTCGGGTCAGTTTATTCAGGAGGCTATCGACTCGGTGCTTGGGCAGGACTATCCCCATATCGATTATCTTGTGGTGGACGGAGGATCCACGGACAAGACACTCTCGTTCCTTAAGAAACGAACTCCATATGTCCGCTGGGTGTCGGAGCCAGATCGCGGACAGGCGGCGGCCATTAACAAGGGCTGGCGCATGGCCGAAGGAGAGATCATTGCCTGGCTCAATGCTGACGACCTTTATCGCCCCGGGGCTATTAGAGAAGCCGTCAGTTTTCTTCAGTCGCGACCAGAGGTGGATATGGTATACGGGAATTGCGATTTTATTGACATCTCGGGAAATATTATTGGCAGCTACCCTGCGCGCCCCTGGGATCACGCAGAACTCTTGCTCCGGGCGGAGAATTTTGTTCCTCAGCCCTCGGTTTTCTTAAGGAGGAGAGTCCTGGAAAGCGTGGGTTTTTTGAACGAAAACCTGCATTATGCGATGGACTTTGAATTCTGGCTTCGCCTTGGCCTTGAACACCGGGTTGCCTATGTTCCCCATCGGTGGGCGGCTTATCGGTGGCACAAAGGGGCAAAATCGGTTCGAGGCTTGCGCGCGATGTCTTCGGAGATCGTTAAGGTGTACGAGGACTTTTTCCGGCGGCCCAATCTCCCGGATGGGATTCGGGCGCTGAAGATCGGCGCAATGAGCAACGTTTTCTATCTCGCGGCCAACTGGTTGTTCTGGGCAGACGACCTGATTGGAGCTCGACGGTACGCCCTCGCTGGCTGGCGGTTACGGCCCTGGCCTGTTAGTTGGACCTTTTTGAAGGTCCTTGTTCTTGGATGGAGTCCTCTGGGCGTCCGACTCGCCCTGGCTCTTCGAAAACCGCTGGGGCGATCCTCGCGGTGGCCCGATCCCCTGATTTTGAAGCATCGATAA
- a CDS encoding ABC transporter permease has product MAFVGTSERQSSHRSTPGSQLTPWQVLRNLWRYRQLIYQLTVREIRQRTRGSFLDLLWFVLTPLLVMTVYTLAFSWVLKVRWDSAGTPGAPGSYALILFSGLIPFNVLADIFARGPTLVLREPGFVKRVRFPLEVLPVVAVAATLFQSLVYALVLLAADLLLRNQVSSTVLLLPMTYIPLVLLSLAIGWFLGSVGVYVRDIGAFSGLLPQLLFFLTPIAFPLSAVPESLRVVFLMNPLTTIVEDFRGVILFGKALPWGRWVVLTGSSAVFAWLGYVWFAKTKKGFAEVL; this is encoded by the coding sequence ATGGCGTTTGTAGGAACTTCGGAACGGCAAAGCTCCCATAGGTCAACGCCAGGCTCGCAGTTGACGCCCTGGCAAGTTTTACGGAACTTGTGGCGGTACCGGCAGCTGATCTACCAACTCACGGTCCGCGAGATCCGTCAACGAACGAGAGGTTCCTTTCTAGATCTCCTGTGGTTCGTTCTAACGCCTCTCCTCGTTATGACTGTTTACACCCTTGCCTTCTCTTGGGTCTTGAAAGTTCGGTGGGATTCCGCAGGTACTCCGGGGGCGCCGGGGAGCTATGCCCTGATACTCTTTTCAGGTTTGATTCCATTTAACGTGCTGGCGGATATCTTTGCTCGTGGGCCCACGTTGGTGCTAAGGGAGCCCGGCTTCGTCAAGCGGGTCCGCTTCCCCTTGGAGGTTTTGCCGGTTGTGGCCGTGGCTGCGACCTTGTTCCAATCACTTGTTTATGCTCTCGTCCTTTTGGCCGCCGACCTTCTTTTGCGGAACCAGGTCTCGTCCACGGTATTGCTACTGCCGATGACTTATATTCCGCTCGTGCTACTAAGCCTTGCCATTGGCTGGTTTCTTGGATCGGTGGGAGTCTATGTCCGGGATATCGGCGCTTTCAGTGGACTTTTACCGCAGCTTCTCTTTTTCCTCACACCCATAGCCTTTCCTCTAAGTGCAGTTCCTGAGTCCCTGCGCGTCGTTTTTTTGATGAACCCACTTACAACAATTGTTGAGGACTTTCGTGGGGTGATCCTGTTTGGGAAAGCCTTGCCCTGGGGCCGCTGGGTGGTTTTGACAGGCTCTTCAGCTGTGTTTGCCTGGTTAGGATATGTGTGGTTTGCAAAGACGAAGAAAGGCTTCGCTGAAGTACTTTAG
- a CDS encoding glycosyltransferase family 2 protein — translation MPMDSLPTISVITPSYNKGEFLEQCILSVLQQEYPHVQYIIIDGGSTDNSVAIIRKYESQLAFWVSEPDHGQSHAINKGFAHATGDLVAWLNADDFYLPGAFSTVAQIYTHNPNASFYFGDGYRVDIHGRPIRAFFPPGTHTFNREALLFGLNYIMQQATFINRRFLVEIKGLNTDLHYGLDTDLWIRLSASAPPEPVPAKLAAIREYEDTKSIQGGFPRVEELRRIAELHSGLPITPGVLCYFLDTLHRYSRQLPETFPPSFLNELERFWASTAQLLWQYGARPDGFPETPAPPPATLPPPSKHKWLSLLRRFLWWRKRRAIS, via the coding sequence ATGCCAATGGACAGTCTTCCCACAATCAGCGTAATCACCCCATCGTACAACAAAGGCGAATTTCTCGAACAGTGTATCCTTTCAGTTCTTCAGCAGGAATATCCTCATGTTCAATACATCATCATCGACGGAGGCTCCACCGATAACAGTGTTGCTATCATCCGAAAGTACGAATCGCAACTCGCTTTCTGGGTAAGCGAGCCAGACCACGGGCAAAGTCACGCTATCAATAAAGGATTTGCGCACGCCACCGGTGACCTGGTAGCTTGGTTAAACGCCGACGACTTTTACCTACCCGGCGCTTTCTCAACTGTTGCCCAAATCTACACGCACAATCCTAACGCCTCTTTTTACTTCGGGGATGGCTATCGCGTGGACATCCATGGCCGACCAATCCGCGCTTTTTTCCCGCCGGGAACGCATACCTTCAATCGTGAAGCGCTCCTCTTTGGACTTAACTACATCATGCAGCAGGCTACCTTTATCAATCGCCGCTTTCTCGTGGAAATCAAGGGGCTCAATACCGATTTGCACTACGGCTTAGACACCGATCTCTGGATTCGGTTATCCGCAAGCGCACCTCCAGAACCGGTCCCAGCAAAATTGGCAGCCATCAGAGAATACGAAGATACTAAGTCTATCCAGGGCGGATTTCCAAGAGTTGAAGAGTTGCGCAGAATCGCCGAGCTGCATTCTGGTCTCCCAATCACCCCAGGTGTTCTCTGTTATTTCCTCGATACGTTGCACCGTTATTCCAGGCAGCTCCCGGAAACATTCCCACCTTCTTTCCTGAACGAACTTGAGCGGTTTTGGGCTTCAACAGCGCAACTGCTCTGGCAGTATGGTGCCCGTCCGGATGGGTTTCCAGAGACCCCCGCACCACCACCTGCTACTCTCCCGCCCCCTTCTAAGCACAAATGGCTATCCCTGTTACGGCGTTTTCTCTGGTGGAGAAAAAGAAGGGCCATTTCGTGA